A single Methanothrix sp. DNA region contains:
- a CDS encoding CRISPR-associated protein Csx11 has translation MNDLDRLSQCRQGLLLAELAAWLHDMGKCSDEHIINQSSNKPAEYSFNNKRDYSYLLDSAPTLSILGESITIKELVEEARPRVVDDINKSWLLRALGRCHGAAHVEKEEAEKTGKQLQNDTRLSNVFGFEQTHLSDLSNRLKSLPFSYLTDRALFLPAAEFAFSKAPGETRRPENEITLWDWSSMVAALYKSAVSGALIGFKPDPADLNWRLLSIRFDGFSFFVQNSRLPDLLSRIKLLSQILDEIRQLLEIGYTLGTEVYRDENGSIFVVPGCDKSNCTFDLLTLQGRGKKLIDQILDKSFSVVEGELVPEINIDSKPWWGQDPLHMKKKRQGVRPDDELPPVSNHLKRAISCPKPDWVRSQWAIQEEICTVCGLRPQGPSEKSKERYVCDVCEQRRTDRSKEWATEKLNTTIWIDEVADINGRLALIVGNFDLSKWLSGDLVLTLTVSNPANAQNKTADQVSKNPSFARLRRIWETTQGFWLDVYPTDKAENIQESLVNETVGMAGARLEIRGTIRQRNGTYTPGPYHAYDLVLPKGIKLSVSWDPETDRSTEPKGRFISIDNLIYLVSLAGDKAPPRDKDEREEDYSMRLHRWAVEGLKELIQGTLTIEEATGYGGKAKEWGEIEVDCINIIPNSQYTPAIPILAEPRTFMALVPADKALKTVEEIKAKYEREMGKVRNRLPLHLCIVYAHRRTPLRAILDAGRRMLKQSARPDGWKVVCAARKLADRGDTLPERFSADRAGQFKEWLEILLERDGRKANWLVPAMMGDGQTLDQWYPYVFINGSEPVDRDRRFKAPNPWTGSDGWLVHVADLKTDDLVYFNPATLDFQWLDSAGRRFEISYDGGQRRNLSRRPYLLEELETLEHIWKTLKDHLSKNQIYILRDLIEAKREDWKVKTANPVREDVFWRFCRNALANAQWTKGKKDRREDRLPWESEEKDRKDWLDQWADYAVRGWITDAIEIYLQIMKEEV, from the coding sequence ATGAATGATTTGGATCGTTTGAGTCAATGTCGTCAGGGTCTTCTGCTGGCAGAATTGGCAGCATGGTTGCACGATATGGGCAAATGTTCTGATGAGCATATCATAAATCAATCCTCCAATAAACCCGCAGAATATTCCTTTAATAATAAGAGAGACTACTCGTATTTGCTCGATTCAGCGCCAACTCTCTCTATTCTTGGAGAGAGCATTACAATCAAAGAACTCGTTGAAGAAGCTAGGCCACGCGTCGTCGATGATATTAATAAATCATGGCTCTTGCGAGCATTGGGACGTTGTCACGGCGCAGCTCATGTTGAAAAAGAAGAAGCTGAAAAGACAGGAAAACAACTTCAAAATGATACCCGATTGAGCAACGTATTTGGGTTTGAGCAGACTCACTTATCCGATCTGTCCAATCGACTTAAAAGTTTGCCGTTTTCTTATCTGACAGACCGGGCCCTCTTCCTTCCAGCAGCAGAATTCGCCTTCTCCAAAGCTCCTGGAGAGACCCGACGACCCGAAAACGAGATCACTCTGTGGGATTGGTCCAGCATGGTAGCTGCGCTTTACAAGTCAGCAGTATCTGGAGCTTTGATCGGATTTAAGCCTGATCCGGCTGATCTAAATTGGCGCCTGCTCAGCATTCGCTTTGATGGCTTCTCTTTTTTTGTCCAGAACTCCCGTCTTCCTGACCTATTGTCACGTATAAAATTGCTAAGCCAAATCCTAGATGAGATACGCCAATTATTAGAGATAGGATATACTCTTGGAACAGAGGTATATCGTGATGAGAATGGTAGCATCTTTGTTGTACCTGGATGCGATAAAAGCAATTGCACTTTTGACCTGCTTACTTTGCAAGGCAGAGGCAAAAAGCTGATCGACCAGATTTTGGACAAGAGCTTCTCAGTAGTCGAGGGAGAACTAGTTCCCGAAATCAATATTGATTCGAAGCCATGGTGGGGTCAAGATCCCCTTCATATGAAAAAGAAGAGGCAAGGAGTTAGGCCTGACGATGAACTGCCACCCGTATCGAATCACTTGAAGCGGGCAATTTCATGTCCTAAACCAGATTGGGTTCGAAGCCAATGGGCTATCCAAGAAGAAATCTGCACTGTATGCGGCCTGCGACCCCAAGGACCCAGCGAGAAGTCAAAGGAAAGGTATGTCTGTGATGTATGTGAGCAGCGCCGCACGGACCGCTCTAAGGAGTGGGCTACTGAGAAGCTAAACACTACCATATGGATTGACGAGGTGGCAGACATCAATGGACGTCTCGCCCTGATCGTTGGCAACTTCGATCTAAGTAAATGGCTCAGCGGTGATCTGGTCCTCACCCTAACAGTTAGCAATCCGGCCAATGCTCAAAACAAAACCGCTGACCAGGTTTCAAAGAACCCCTCCTTCGCCCGCCTTCGCCGCATCTGGGAGACCACACAAGGATTCTGGCTGGATGTCTATCCTACAGATAAAGCAGAGAATATTCAAGAGTCGCTTGTAAATGAAACAGTCGGAATGGCTGGGGCACGCTTGGAGATAAGGGGCACGATTCGGCAAAGGAATGGAACTTATACACCAGGCCCCTATCATGCCTATGATCTAGTCTTGCCAAAAGGCATTAAATTGAGCGTTTCTTGGGATCCAGAAACAGACAGGAGTACGGAACCCAAAGGACGTTTTATTTCCATCGATAATCTGATCTACTTAGTTTCGCTGGCAGGTGACAAAGCTCCTCCTAGAGATAAGGATGAAAGAGAAGAAGATTACAGCATGCGTCTGCACAGATGGGCTGTCGAAGGGTTAAAAGAGCTGATCCAGGGGACCCTTACTATTGAAGAGGCCACTGGTTATGGTGGAAAAGCCAAGGAGTGGGGCGAGATCGAAGTCGACTGCATAAATATTATCCCTAATAGTCAGTACACTCCTGCTATCCCTATCTTAGCAGAGCCTCGCACCTTTATGGCTTTGGTTCCCGCAGACAAAGCATTAAAAACTGTCGAGGAAATCAAAGCCAAGTACGAGCGAGAGATGGGCAAGGTCCGAAACCGCCTTCCATTGCACTTATGCATTGTCTACGCCCACAGGCGCACACCCTTGCGGGCGATCCTTGACGCCGGACGGAGGATGCTAAAACAGAGCGCCAGGCCCGATGGCTGGAAGGTGGTGTGCGCTGCCCGAAAGCTGGCAGATAGAGGTGATACGCTACCAGAGAGGTTCAGCGCGGACAGAGCAGGACAGTTCAAAGAATGGCTGGAGATCCTTCTGGAGAGGGATGGCCGCAAAGCTAACTGGCTAGTCCCAGCGATGATGGGCGATGGCCAGACTCTTGATCAATGGTATCCTTATGTGTTCATCAACGGCAGCGAGCCGGTGGATAGAGATCGCCGATTCAAGGCGCCCAACCCCTGGACTGGCTCCGATGGCTGGCTGGTCCATGTCGCTGATCTGAAGACAGATGACCTGGTCTATTTCAACCCAGCCACCCTGGACTTTCAGTGGCTGGACAGCGCTGGCCGGCGCTTCGAGATATCTTATGACGGTGGCCAGCGCCGCAACCTGTCCCGCCGCCCATACCTGCTGGAAGAGCTGGAAACGCTGGAGCATATCTGGAAGACCCTGAAGGATCACTTGAGCAAGAACCAGATCTACATCCTGCGAGATCTCATTGAGGCCAAAAGGGAGGATTGGAAGGTTAAGACAGCAAACCCAGTGAGAGAAGATGTCTTCTGGCGTTTCTGCCGTAATGCTCTCGCAAATGCCCAATGGACTAAAGGCAAAAAAGATAGAAGAGAGGATAGGCTGCCCTGGGAATCCGAAGAAAAAGATCGCAAGGATTGGCTTGACCAGTGGGCGGATTATGCCGTTAGAGGCTGGATTACAGATGCTATAGAAATATATTTACAGATCATGAAAGAGGAGGTTTAA
- the cmr4 gene encoding type III-B CRISPR module RAMP protein Cmr4, producing the protein MSFSTHRYLLMTTDPVHIGTGGMRLGRVDNSIVREPGTRLPKIPGTSLSGAIRSYAAYRYGKRECAGQGVEKERGKGHCGQLTCPICYTFGSIKGDNANSGVVSIGDARLLLFPVYSMVGPVWVTSPSALQDFGIEDESVEGNKAKWNGVTNQGHLNLGWLMVEKNDGDWEIPEKLPGSVRNRTVLISDKLFSQVVNSNLEVRTSVSINPETGAAEDKALFTYEAIPRAAFLWMDAVVDDYSKGELWKNGGIIWKAHKEETRESSDEIKITWHDNYIDGMPLYPDSKDSSKPEQINGVSKGWKSPEDVILAGLEWTEHLGIGGMGTRGFGRMRVVYPSQSHSQLQTEAQREEGRTNGS; encoded by the coding sequence ATGAGTTTTAGCACCCACCGTTACCTGCTCATGACCACCGATCCTGTGCATATTGGTACAGGCGGGATGCGTCTGGGGCGGGTGGACAACAGCATCGTCCGGGAGCCGGGCACGCGCTTGCCCAAGATCCCAGGCACATCTCTGAGCGGGGCCATTCGGTCATATGCAGCCTATCGATATGGAAAACGCGAATGTGCCGGCCAAGGCGTTGAAAAGGAAAGAGGAAAAGGACATTGTGGACAGCTGACATGTCCGATATGCTATACCTTTGGCTCAATAAAAGGAGACAATGCAAATTCAGGGGTTGTCTCCATAGGAGATGCTCGATTATTGCTCTTTCCTGTCTATTCAATGGTCGGGCCGGTATGGGTAACAAGCCCATCAGCTCTCCAAGATTTTGGAATCGAAGATGAGAGCGTTGAAGGCAATAAAGCCAAATGGAATGGGGTGACAAATCAGGGACACCTAAATTTGGGCTGGTTGATGGTAGAAAAAAATGATGGAGATTGGGAAATACCCGAAAAACTGCCTGGTTCAGTTCGCAATCGCACCGTTTTAATCTCTGATAAGCTTTTCTCACAAGTGGTAAACAGCAACCTGGAGGTTCGTACATCAGTGTCTATAAATCCAGAAACAGGTGCAGCTGAAGACAAGGCCCTATTTACCTATGAAGCCATCCCACGGGCGGCGTTCCTGTGGATGGATGCTGTGGTAGACGACTATAGCAAGGGAGAACTTTGGAAAAATGGAGGTATAATTTGGAAAGCCCATAAAGAGGAAACGAGAGAATCATCTGACGAAATAAAAATCACTTGGCATGACAATTATATAGATGGTATGCCTTTGTATCCGGACTCAAAGGATAGTAGTAAACCTGAGCAAATCAACGGAGTGTCTAAAGGTTGGAAGTCCCCTGAAGATGTTATCCTCGCAGGTCTAGAATGGACCGAGCATCTGGGCATCGGCGGCATGGGCACGCGTGGATTTGGCCGGATGAGAGTGGTCTATCCATCTCAATCGCATTCTCAATTACAGACTGAAGCACAACGTGAGGAAGGGAGAACAAATGGCAGTTGA
- a CDS encoding nucleotidyltransferase domain-containing protein, with the protein MPPARNELNASLYELARRYAEKAAELLGGQLISIALYGSVARGQADPTSDIDLFVMLQQAPSGMLSRRRLLDPVHESLASELDGLWRQGTYADFIEVIRTRSEARQFHPLYLDMSQEAILLYDRDRFLENLLERVGQHLMSRGAKRKVMERFWYWDISVSTRLASIYRLLRAKREISF; encoded by the coding sequence ATGCCACCGGCGAGGAATGAGCTGAACGCCAGCCTGTATGAGCTGGCAAGGCGCTATGCTGAAAAGGCTGCAGAACTCCTAGGAGGCCAGCTCATTTCTATAGCTCTCTATGGATCCGTAGCCCGTGGACAGGCTGATCCTACCTCGGATATCGATCTGTTCGTTATGCTGCAGCAGGCTCCCTCGGGCATGCTGTCCCGCCGCCGCCTTCTCGATCCAGTGCATGAATCCCTGGCGTCTGAACTGGACGGACTCTGGAGACAAGGCACATATGCCGATTTCATAGAGGTGATCCGCACCAGAAGCGAAGCCAGACAGTTCCACCCCCTCTATCTGGACATGTCACAGGAGGCAATCCTGCTCTATGACCGGGACCGATTTCTGGAGAATTTGCTGGAGAGAGTAGGGCAGCATCTGATGAGTAGAGGAGCGAAGCGCAAGGTCATGGAAAGGTTTTGGTACTGGGATATCTCCGTATCAACACGTCTTGCCTCTATATACCGGCTGCTGAGGGCGAAAAGGGAGATCAGCTTCTAG
- the crn3 gene encoding CRISPR-associated ring nuclease Crn3/Csx3 codes for MSNLVIYSIAVSSPITPAEPLPPLPDIPRGSLVIVEGRAPIWRYGMALHLLHGSPAAAIAFYDPRLGAVVVATHSQEWQVGQVVDVTLPAEK; via the coding sequence ATGTCAAATCTCGTCATCTACTCCATTGCCGTCTCCTCCCCCATCACCCCAGCCGAGCCGCTCCCGCCACTGCCTGACATCCCCCGTGGCTCTCTGGTCATTGTCGAGGGCCGAGCACCAATATGGCGATACGGCATGGCCTTGCATCTCCTCCACGGCTCTCCCGCCGCAGCCATAGCATTCTACGACCCGCGCCTGGGTGCAGTGGTTGTGGCCACTCACAGCCAGGAGTGGCAGGTAGGGCAGGTGGTGGACGTGACCCTGCCGGCGGAGAAATAA
- a CDS encoding Card1-like endonuclease domain-containing protein: MIQVMLVGGRQTPNVIGVMKFSPNQIVLIVSKDERKQKDILLDSLRSIKSLNPPDDEDIIEVDAYDFPANLVAIRGVCNKYHNKQIQFNLTGSTKIMALAGYEIAREKEIASFYVAGNRILWLTGQEHQAIETIDLNIKQYLKIFGRDISHKFKFDSLSFDKLCAINAAKLLAINTTHSANMLKKIRKNANKTKDGLQVPLGDFSEDEKRIAMNLKDEGALDVDGDLIRIRSNNDLEFFKGNWLEVFVYNEALNKKDGAGVPIFDYCDISLEIKSDQAEKEIDVACIHEAQLIHCSCKTDGDPFKTAYLDELHSISNMIGGRFCSRVFVTNAVFPDKTKQSQFLDQAKEREIVVVTGNELANIGKILFKQAKKPEFRRV; the protein is encoded by the coding sequence ATGATTCAAGTTATGCTAGTCGGGGGGCGTCAAACGCCTAATGTAATCGGTGTTATGAAATTTTCTCCAAATCAAATAGTCTTAATTGTATCAAAAGACGAAAGAAAACAAAAAGACATCTTATTAGATAGCTTAAGAAGTATAAAATCATTAAATCCTCCCGATGATGAAGATATAATAGAAGTAGATGCATATGATTTTCCGGCAAATCTTGTGGCTATTAGAGGCGTTTGTAATAAATATCATAATAAACAAATACAATTCAATCTCACTGGCAGTACGAAAATAATGGCCTTGGCGGGCTATGAAATAGCTCGAGAGAAAGAGATTGCATCATTTTACGTTGCGGGAAATCGAATACTTTGGCTTACGGGGCAAGAGCATCAAGCGATTGAAACAATCGATCTAAATATCAAACAATACCTCAAGATCTTTGGAAGAGACATTTCCCACAAATTTAAATTTGATAGCCTAAGCTTTGATAAGCTTTGCGCGATTAATGCGGCTAAATTATTGGCCATTAACACCACCCATTCTGCAAATATGCTTAAAAAGATCAGAAAAAATGCCAACAAAACCAAAGATGGTTTGCAGGTACCTCTTGGCGACTTCAGTGAAGATGAGAAAAGAATAGCAATGAATTTGAAAGATGAAGGAGCATTGGATGTTGACGGTGATCTTATTAGGATAAGATCGAACAATGATCTGGAATTTTTTAAAGGTAATTGGCTTGAAGTTTTTGTCTATAATGAAGCCCTCAATAAAAAAGATGGGGCTGGAGTTCCAATATTTGATTATTGCGACATAAGCCTTGAAATTAAATCAGATCAAGCTGAAAAAGAAATTGATGTAGCCTGCATACATGAAGCCCAGCTAATACATTGTTCTTGCAAGACAGATGGTGATCCATTTAAAACCGCTTACTTGGACGAACTACACTCTATAAGCAATATGATAGGTGGACGCTTCTGCTCGCGCGTGTTCGTGACAAATGCCGTTTTCCCCGATAAAACAAAACAATCTCAATTCCTTGATCAAGCTAAAGAGAGAGAAATTGTAGTTGTAACTGGAAATGAACTCGCAAATATCGGGAAAATACTTTTTAAACAAGCGAAAAAGCCAGAATTTCGGAGAGTATAA
- a CDS encoding hydroxymethylglutaryl-CoA synthase family protein has translation MSSILGNSSKKISSDNSLLSAAVGIDDMAVYIPSLYLPLTGEFSRQRDIDPEKLTRGIGVERMAVPDAHEDAATMAAMSLLELMRRCDLQPGDIGKIYLGTESAVDEAKAMGTYVIGMLERVYGSGSFQGCSTVEFKSACIGTTLALESISYWVAAGEDERIGVVIATDVARYPLHSPGEYTQGAGSVSLLVKRDPRIAALEQIYGCFTRDENDFFRPLGCATATVNGKHSNQCYLDAMQGAFASYAAQAAQKGLIAPKRGECTTDWIEHLLFHIPYPRMVEYASAAILRQDWRNSHHWKNVEAEIGVEPEPQNYADLEKYQIDLAGYARSFARSRYFQQAYNAKVKDSAALSRQVGNIYTGSIYLGLASLLELRKVQAKERLCFGAYGSGCSALVFSARAMPGISSVPSRGLFERLERRREISLQEYELLHEGEGKESLNRPSEEFVLARIDHQGYRHYEYVR, from the coding sequence TTGAGCAGCATTCTTGGCAATTCTTCAAAAAAAATATCATCCGACAATTCTCTATTGAGCGCGGCAGTGGGGATCGACGATATGGCTGTCTATATCCCCTCGCTCTATCTGCCTTTAACTGGAGAGTTCTCCCGCCAGCGGGATATTGATCCGGAAAAGCTCACGCGAGGGATCGGGGTTGAGAGGATGGCCGTTCCCGATGCCCATGAGGATGCCGCCACCATGGCTGCCATGTCTCTTCTGGAGTTGATGCGCCGCTGCGACCTCCAGCCCGGCGATATCGGCAAGATCTATCTGGGAACTGAGTCTGCAGTCGACGAGGCCAAAGCGATGGGGACGTATGTCATCGGCATGCTGGAGAGGGTTTATGGCTCCGGTTCCTTCCAGGGCTGCTCCACTGTGGAGTTCAAGTCGGCCTGTATCGGCACCACCCTGGCTTTGGAGAGCATCAGCTACTGGGTGGCAGCCGGGGAGGATGAGAGGATAGGAGTGGTCATCGCCACTGATGTGGCCAGATACCCGTTGCACTCTCCAGGGGAGTACACTCAGGGAGCGGGAAGCGTCTCCTTGCTGGTCAAGAGAGATCCGAGGATTGCTGCCCTGGAGCAGATCTATGGCTGCTTCACCCGCGATGAGAACGACTTCTTCCGCCCCCTGGGCTGCGCAACGGCAACAGTCAACGGCAAGCACAGCAATCAGTGTTATCTGGACGCCATGCAGGGGGCTTTTGCCTCCTATGCCGCCCAGGCTGCTCAGAAGGGCTTGATCGCTCCGAAGAGGGGGGAGTGCACCACCGACTGGATCGAGCACCTTCTCTTCCATATCCCCTATCCGAGGATGGTGGAGTATGCCTCAGCCGCCATACTCCGTCAGGATTGGAGGAATAGCCACCATTGGAAGAATGTTGAGGCGGAGATTGGAGTGGAGCCCGAGCCTCAGAATTATGCTGACCTGGAGAAATATCAGATCGACCTGGCCGGCTATGCTCGCAGCTTCGCCCGCAGCAGGTATTTTCAGCAGGCCTACAATGCCAAGGTCAAAGATTCTGCTGCTCTATCCCGCCAGGTTGGGAACATCTACACCGGATCGATCTATCTGGGGCTGGCCAGCCTCCTGGAGCTGAGAAAGGTTCAGGCTAAAGAGAGGCTCTGCTTTGGGGCCTATGGAAGCGGCTGCTCTGCACTGGTCTTCTCTGCCCGGGCTATGCCGGGGATCTCCTCTGTGCCCTCAAGGGGCTTATTTGAGAGGCTGGAGAGGAGAAGGGAGATCTCCCTGCAGGAGTATGAGCTTCTTCATGAGGGAGAGGGGAAGGAGAGCCTGAACCGGCCCTCAGAGGAGTTCGTTTTAGCCCGGATAGACCATCAGGGGTACAGGCATTATGAGTATGTGAGGTGA
- a CDS encoding dodecin family protein — MTASVYKVIELVGTSTTSWEDAVKTVVDRANQTLRDLRIAEVKELDVRLENGKIAEFRAKVRLSFKYEGESD, encoded by the coding sequence ATGACTGCAAGCGTATATAAAGTAATAGAGTTGGTAGGGACCTCGACCACAAGCTGGGAAGATGCCGTTAAGACAGTGGTGGACAGGGCGAATCAGACTCTCAGAGACCTGCGCATCGCCGAGGTCAAGGAGCTGGACGTCAGACTGGAGAACGGCAAGATCGCCGAGTTCAGGGCAAAGGTCCGCCTCTCATTCAAGTATGAGGGAGAAAGCGACTAG
- a CDS encoding helicase HerA domain-containing protein, which yields MRSIVKGSVGTIVGETTPVAFKFLINKEVGRGAYIKAKGDGREWILAQVEDIKRSNTAYSISQLTDASRNYDSKEMMIAESRVIGVESNGKLRLPTSPARPGDPVFVADEKLIKATLGLSRGDMYIGMLKGYDIRVELDANTLVQKHCSVLAKTGSGKSYTAAVILEELLEKKVALLVIDPHGEYASMREPNKVGDFSRYKVKPRGFDITIYTPGEMAMNPRADRPFRFNSLNLSAREVAKMIPSESSSGQLGLLYEAINALRAETDVYTLEDIIEQVVRSNSKVKWNLVGQLESLMELGLFSGTATPCDELLRPGRASIIDMTGILPELQAMIVAHLLTDIFEARKRRLISPGMVVVEEAHNYIPERGTGSAASTNILRTIAAEGRKFGLGLMIISQRPARVDKNVISQCNTQIIMRVTNPNDLKALSKGLEGMTSELEDEIKRLPAGVAMLVSNEIERPVTVNIRPRRSRHGGVSTEIISKERAKAATPAGAPEKRSRPRAQQAPGREGPGQSKKSRSSGGLLKKVFGRA from the coding sequence TTGAGATCGATAGTAAAAGGGTCGGTGGGCACAATAGTTGGCGAGACCACACCTGTTGCATTCAAATTTCTCATAAATAAAGAGGTTGGACGGGGCGCTTACATAAAGGCCAAAGGAGATGGTCGGGAATGGATATTAGCCCAGGTAGAAGATATCAAGCGCTCCAATACTGCCTACAGCATAAGCCAGCTCACTGATGCCAGCAGAAATTACGACTCCAAAGAGATGATGATCGCCGAGTCCAGGGTGATCGGAGTGGAGAGCAACGGCAAGCTGCGCCTCCCTACCAGCCCCGCCCGCCCTGGCGATCCGGTGTTCGTGGCCGATGAGAAGCTGATCAAGGCGACCCTTGGCCTGTCGAGAGGCGACATGTACATCGGTATGTTGAAGGGCTACGATATCCGGGTGGAGCTGGATGCCAACACCCTGGTGCAGAAGCACTGCAGCGTTCTGGCAAAGACAGGTTCAGGGAAATCATATACAGCCGCAGTAATCCTGGAAGAGCTTTTGGAGAAGAAGGTAGCACTGCTGGTGATCGATCCCCATGGGGAGTATGCCTCCATGAGGGAGCCGAATAAGGTGGGCGATTTCAGCAGATATAAGGTCAAGCCGCGTGGATTTGATATCACTATTTATACTCCGGGTGAGATGGCCATGAATCCCAGGGCGGACAGGCCTTTTCGCTTCAACTCATTGAACCTCTCAGCCAGGGAGGTGGCGAAGATGATTCCCAGTGAGAGCAGCAGCGGCCAGTTGGGGCTGCTCTATGAGGCCATCAATGCCCTGAGGGCGGAGACGGACGTCTACACCCTGGAGGACATCATCGAGCAGGTGGTGAGGAGCAACTCCAAGGTGAAGTGGAATCTGGTGGGGCAGTTGGAATCTCTTATGGAGTTGGGGCTATTCTCCGGCACGGCAACGCCATGTGATGAACTTCTCAGGCCGGGAAGAGCATCAATCATAGATATGACCGGGATTCTTCCTGAACTGCAGGCCATGATCGTTGCCCATCTGCTGACAGATATCTTCGAGGCCAGAAAACGCAGGCTGATCTCTCCGGGGATGGTGGTGGTGGAGGAGGCGCATAACTACATCCCCGAGCGGGGCACAGGAAGTGCAGCATCCACCAATATTTTGCGCACCATTGCCGCTGAGGGACGAAAGTTCGGCCTGGGGCTGATGATCATCAGCCAGAGGCCTGCCAGGGTGGACAAGAACGTCATATCTCAATGCAACACCCAGATCATCATGAGGGTTACCAACCCCAATGACCTCAAGGCGTTGAGCAAGGGCCTGGAGGGCATGACCTCAGAGCTTGAAGACGAGATCAAGAGGCTGCCTGCTGGTGTGGCCATGCTGGTCAGCAATGAGATAGAAAGGCCGGTCACTGTCAACATCCGGCCGAGGAGATCAAGGCATGGAGGAGTGAGCACAGAGATCATCTCCAAGGAGAGGGCAAAAGCCGCCACCCCGGCAGGAGCACCTGAGAAGCGTTCAAGGCCCCGGGCCCAGCAGGCTCCTGGGAGGGAGGGGCCGGGACAGAGCAAGAAGAGCCGGAGCAGCGGAGGATTGCTGAAGAAGGTCTTCGGCAGGGCCTGA
- a CDS encoding HEAT repeat domain-containing protein, producing the protein MTADCRFTTGTASVKENINTSHGVNIAIYRLYNETGLAAISSMPIDPSNLQSSSEPLIDPLLVALNDSNSKIRNRAARALGDIRSVEAIDPLINRLKDEDIKVQDSSALALRKITGVDLDKDQQKWMEWREKSTNAVGRVQFPQENISAKALPTYSQILATYPEGALGIYGVRTEGNVTKVTDEGWDLNLTQIEIKNGDAVIQGYGTKITLDVPVTVDGKTFDAGSKLTVDKDLNWVEVSSWD; encoded by the coding sequence ATAACAGCCGATTGTAGATTCACGACCGGTACAGCCAGCGTTAAAGAAAATATAAACACATCCCATGGGGTTAATATTGCGATCTATCGCCTTTATAACGAGACTGGTTTAGCGGCAATTTCATCAATGCCTATCGATCCCTCTAACCTGCAATCAAGTTCAGAGCCTCTAATTGATCCACTGCTGGTTGCCTTGAACGATAGCAATAGCAAAATTCGAAACCGGGCAGCCAGGGCATTAGGGGATATTAGATCAGTTGAAGCAATTGATCCTTTGATTAATAGACTAAAAGATGAAGACATAAAAGTCCAAGATAGTTCAGCATTAGCTTTGCGGAAGATCACTGGAGTGGATTTAGACAAGGATCAGCAAAAATGGATGGAATGGCGAGAGAAGAGCACAAATGCAGTAGGACGAGTACAATTTCCACAAGAAAACATATCTGCAAAGGCATTACCCACATATTCCCAAATCCTGGCGACTTATCCTGAAGGAGCCTTGGGGATTTATGGGGTGCGGACAGAAGGAAATGTGACTAAGGTAACAGATGAAGGTTGGGATTTAAATCTAACACAAATAGAGATTAAGAATGGGGATGCAGTTATCCAAGGCTATGGCACAAAGATTACTCTGGACGTACCTGTAACCGTAGATGGGAAGACATTTGATGCTGGTTCGAAATTAACTGTGGATAAAGATCTCAATTGGGTCGAGGTTTCAAGCTGGGATTAA